From the genome of Streptococcus lutetiensis, one region includes:
- a CDS encoding GNAT family N-acetyltransferase: MAEIKVEKVTLDKLEALQKLSIDTFRETFGFDNTEEELQQFFDENYTLAQLEKDVTDKESDVRFVKVDGREVGFMKVNWGAAQTEHELENAFEIQRIYILSECQGFGLGKKLFELALDMAKAGEFDWAWLGVWEGNIKAQGFYHKYGFEKFSEHLFKVGDKVDTDWLMRKALKE, from the coding sequence ATGGCAGAAATCAAAGTTGAAAAAGTGACCTTGGATAAGTTAGAGGCGCTGCAAAAGCTTAGCATCGATACTTTCCGTGAAACCTTTGGTTTTGATAATACCGAAGAAGAACTTCAACAATTTTTCGATGAGAATTATACTTTAGCGCAACTTGAAAAAGATGTGACAGATAAAGAATCTGATGTTCGATTTGTCAAAGTTGATGGGCGCGAGGTTGGTTTTATGAAAGTAAACTGGGGCGCAGCACAGACTGAGCATGAGTTGGAAAATGCTTTTGAAATTCAACGTATCTACATTCTTAGTGAATGTCAGGGATTTGGCTTAGGTAAGAAATTATTTGAGCTGGCGCTTGATATGGCTAAGGCAGGTGAATTTGATTGGGCTTGGTTAGGTGTCTGGGAAGGCAATATCAAAGCTCAAGGTTTCTACCATAAATACGGATTTGAAAAATTTTCAGAGCACTTATTTAAAGTTGGCGATAAAGTAGACACAGATTGGCTTATGCGAAAAGCCTTAAAAGAATAA